CGgccccacgcagccccacacagccccacgcagccccacacagccccacacgGCCCCACGTGGCCCCACACGGCCCCACGCAGCCCCAGACAGCCCCACGTGGCCCCACATGGCCCCAGAcggccccacacagccccacgcagccccactcagccccacacggccccacgcagccccacaCGGCCCCACACGGCCCCACgcagccccacgcagccccaTGCAGTACCACACAGCCCCACTCAGCCCCACGCAACCCCACAcggccccacacagccccacgcagccccacgcagccccacaTGGCCCCAGGCAGCCCCACACGGCCCCATGCGGCCCCATACAGCCCCTCACAGCCCCTCGCGGCCCCACACACAACCCCATGTGGCCCCACATGGACCCACGCAGCCCCACATGGACCCATGCAGTCCTGCACGGCCCCACACATGGCCCCACGTGGCCCCACGCGGCCCCACGCAGCCCCCCTGGCCCCATGTGGCCCCATGCGGCCCCATACAGCCCCATGCAGTCCTGCACaaccccacacagccccacatgGCCCCACACGGCCCCCCTGGCCCCACACGGCCCCACACGCGGCGTTCCATGCGCAGCGTTGGGGCTGGGTGCTCACTTGAGGTTGGACAGCTCTCGGATCAGCCCGCTCACCACCTCGCCCGCGTCCTCGCCCCTGCGGGAGGGAAaggcgccgccgccgccgccgctcgccGATTTGGGGCTTTTGAACCCAAAACGGGCTCCGGGTGCCGGGCTGGGGTTGGGGGCCTTACCCGGCGGCGGGGCCGTGCTCCGTGGTGTCAGCGGCGCCGTGCGGCTCCTCGGGGTTGGGCAGCGCTGGGGTTGGAGCCGTGGGCTGCGGGGATGCGGGGTCCTGGAGGGAGGGGGGATTTGGGGTGAATCGGGGCCGTGTGGGGTGAATCGGGGCCGTGTGGGGTGAATCGGGGCCATGTGGGGTGAATCGGGGCCATGTGGGGCCGGGTTTCTGGGCCGCGTTGTTGCGATGTTCCGGGTGTTACCTGCGTCGGCTCGGCGTTGCCCTGCGGCGCGGCATCGTGCTCCGGTGACACCCGTGTCCCCACGGTGCccgggctggggggcagccccTGGGTGTCAGcttccagccccacagccccaagCTCCCCCCCGCGCCCCGCTTCCTCCTGGCCCGGTTCTTCCAGGCggtggggggagggggctcCGTGGGGCAGGGTGCCCCCCGGGTTCCCCgccgtggggctgagctgggccGGGCGCTGCTCGCTGCCGTCCGTCCCCTCCTGAAAGCACAGCCGCGCTCTCGATCGCAGCCAGGCCCGGTCCTGGGCGCCGTGGGGCGACGCCGTGGGGAGGAGgccccatcccatcccgtcCCTACCCGTGGGGACGGGGCTGGCggtgccatggggctgtgcccctCTGCGGTGCCGTGCTCCGGGGGGGCGGCTGCCGCTGCTTCGTCCTGGAAGTGGCTGGAACAGAACCGGGCCCAGAACAGCGGGAGCTCAGCGCTGGGACCTGTCTCCATCGCGCACCGCCTCCATTTTACCCTTCCCCCCCCCGTTACCTTGTCTCTGCACCTCCTCCACTCGCTGCATCCAGCCCTTGGGTGCTGTGCCCCGGTTCCGCTCCGGTTCCATCCCTCGGTTTCACTCCGGTTCCATCCCCTGGTTCCACTCCGGTTCCATCCCTCGGTTCCGCTCCGGTTCCATCCCTCGGTTCCACTCCGGTTCCATCCCCTGCTTCTGCTCTGGTTCCATCCCCTGGTTCCGCTCCGGTTCCATCCCCTGGTTCTGCTCCGATTCCGTCCCTTGTTTCTGCTCTGGTTCCATCCCTCGGTTCTGCTCCGGTTCTGTCCTCCAGTTCCGCTTCGGTTCCACCCCTCGGTTCCGCACCGGTTCCGTCCCCCAGTTCTGCTCCCGTTGTCCCCGCGCTGTCCCCGGGGCTGGGCCGGGTTTTGGCAGCGCGGCCGTCACCGTCACCATCACCTGCAGGGAGGAAACACCCTCAGCCACCGCCTGTTGCTGCAGCACGTGGAGGACCAACACGCGGCACGTGGAGGACCAACACCCGGCACGTGGAGGACCAACACCCGGCACGTGGAGGACCAACACCTGGAACGTGGAGGACCAACACGCGGAACGTGGAGGACCAACACCCGGCACGTGGAGGACCAACACACGGAACGTGGAGGACCAACACCTGGCACATGGAGAACCAACACCCAGCACGTCGAGGACCAACACAGAGAACGTGGAGGACCAACACCCGGCATGTGGAGGACCAACACGCAGCACGTGGAGGACCAACACCTGGAACGTGGAGGACCAACACGCGGAACGTGGAGGACCAACATGCAGCACGTGGAGGACCAACACGCAGCACGTGGAGGACCAACACCCGGCATGTGGAGGACCAACACCTGGCACATGGAGGACCAACACCCGGCACGTGGAGGACCAACACCCAGCACGTGGAGGACCAACACAGAGAACGTGGAGGACCAACACACGGAACGTGGAGGACCAACACAGAGAACGTGGAGGACCAACACGCAGCACGTGGAGGACCGCGGCAGCAGCCACCGGGCATCGCACGAGGCTTGCCCCAAGAAGGAAGCGTTAATTAATTAACAGCGCTCTAACGAAGCAGCCTGAGAAGGGCTCGGGGCCGGCGGAGCGCAGCAGGGGGCTCTGCCGTGTCAGCGTTTTGGGGCAAAAATCCCATTCTAAGCCAGTTTGGAGCGCGGCGACGCTTGGTTAGCTGGACGCTaatggcagggctgtgcccgtTTAATGAATCGTGGCGCTAATTGGGACGGGCGCTCCCTGACAGGAACGTGGCTGGGGATGGGTTCAACCCCGCCGCCCGCTGCCGTCATTTTGGGGCACAAACGCCGTTTTTTGGCTTTCGGACGCGGCCTGCTGCTGCCCCGTCAGGCTctgtccccctcccccccccccccccatgggATTTTGGGGCATTTTGTGCggttttctgcagcttttccccCTGAATTCCCACGGAAACGGGGCTCCTGGGCACCCAGCATcgctcttttcttgttttctgtgaagaacGGAGGGATTTTTGAGGGAAATTCCGCTCGTATTGCGTGTGAGGAACAGCCCCTGTGCCCTCCACACGATTCTGGGGCAATTTGTGCGGTTTTGTGCAGCTTTTCCCCCGGACTCCCCACAGAAATGGGGTTTGTGGGTGCTCAGCATCGCTCACTTCAGACTTTTTGCCACGGGCTGAGGGTTTTTTGATGAAAACGTGGCTCCTTGCAGTAATTGGAGGAGCTCAGGtggaaaaagcacagagaacGTTGTGGAaaggcagtgctgggggcagtTTTGGTCACAAACGGGGCGGTTTGGGGCCGTTTTGAGGCGTTACCTGGCGCTCGGCCGCTCCTCCTTTTGCCCATTTTGGCGCACACCTGAggggaaaaggcagaaaggCGGCGGCGGCCTCAGCGCGGCCTCGCCCGTTTTCCACCATTTCGTATTTATTTCCCAACAAaccccgcccccgccgccctGCCTCGCCTCACCCCACCCCCGGGCCCCGTGGCAGCGCCCGCAGCCCGCGGTTGCGAGGCGCAATGGCGGCGATCCCGCGCTCCGTCCCCTCACGGCCCCGCCGCCATTTTGCCTTCACCTCAGCCCCCGCCCGCCCGACGCCTTCCCGCCTTTTTCGCACCGCGCGCTCTGCGCCTGCGCCGCGCGGGGGGCGCTGGGAGTTGCAGTCCCCGCCGCGCCGTAAAGCAGAGCGGGGCGCGGCGTTTTTGCGACAGCGGCGCCGTAAAGCGCGGAGCTGTTGACAGCGCCGGAGGAGGAAGCGGTGCGTGAGGGacggagcggggcggggggggcacGGAGCCGNNNNNNNNNNNNNNNNNNNNNNNNNNNNNNNNNNNNNNNNNNNNNNNNNNNNNNNNNNNNNNNNNNNNNNNNNNNNNNNNNNNNNNNNNNNNNNNNNNNNNNNNNNNNNNNNNNNNNNNNNNNNNNNNNNNNNNNNNNNNNNNNNNNNNNNNNNNNNNNNNNNNNNNNNNNNNNNNNNNNNNNNNNNNNNNNNNNNNNNNNNNNNNNNNNNNNNNNNNNNNNNNNNNNNNNNNNNNNNNNNNNNNNNNNNNNNNNNNNNNNNNNNNNNNNNNNNNNNNNNNNNNNNNNNNNNNNNNNNNNNNNNNNNNNNNNNNNNNNNNNNNNNNNNNNNNNNNNNNNNNNNNNNNNNNNNNNNNNNNNNNNNNNNNNNNNNNNNNNNNNNNNNNNNNNNNNNNNNNNNNNNNNNNNNNNNNNNNNNNNNNNNNNNNNNNNNNNNNNNNNNNNNNNNNNNNNNNNNNNNNNNNNNNNNNNNNNNNNNNNNNNNNNNNNNNNNNNNNNNNNNNNNNNNNNNNNNNNNNNNNNNNNNNNNNNNNNNNNNNNNNNNNNNNNNNNNNNNNNNNNNNNNNNNNNNNNNNNNNNNNNNNNNNNNNNNNNNNNNNNNNNNNNNNNNNNNNNNNNNNNNNNNNNNNNNNNNNNNNNNNNNNNNNNNNNNNNNNNNNNNNNNNNNNNNNNNNNNNNNNNNNNNNNNNNNNNNNNNNNNNNNNNNNNNNNNNNNNNNNNNNNNNNNNNNNNNNNNNNNNNNNNNNNNNNNNNNNNNNNNNNNNNNNNNNNNNNNNNNNNNNNNNNNNNNNNNNNNNNNNNNNNNNNNNNNNNNNNNNNNNNNNNNNNNNNNNNGGGCGGCCCGCGGGGCGTGGGGCCGCTGCCAGGCAGGTACGAGCGCACGGTGACGGCACCGCCGGGGCCGGCTGGTCCCGTTTGGGGCCGGCTCTTCCCATCCCAGTCCGGTTGTTCCCGTTTGGGGCTGGTTGTTCCCATCCCAGTCCGGTTGTTCCCGTTTGGGGCCGGTTCTTCCCATCCCAGTCCGGCTGTTCCCGTTTGGGGCTGGTTGTTCCTGTCCAGGTCCGGCTGTTCCTGTTTGGGGCCGGTTCTTCCCATCGCAGTCCGGCTGTTCCCATTTGGGGCCGGCTGTTCCTGTTTGGGGCCGGTTGTTCCCATCCCAGTCCAGCTGTTCCTGTTTGGGGCCAGTTGTTCCCATTTGGGGCCGGCTGTTCTTGTTTGGGGCCGGTTGTTCCCGTCCAGGTCCGGTCGTTCCTGTTGGGGTCCGGCTGTTCCCGTTTGGGGCTGGTTGTTCCCATCTGGGTCTGACTGTTCCCGTTTGGGGCTGGTTGTTCCCATCCGGGTCCGGCTGTTCCCTCTGGGGTCCGGTTGTTCCTGCTGGGGGCCAGCTCTTCCTGTCCGGGTCCGCCTGTTCTTTTTTCGGTCCAGCTGTTCCTATTGGGGGTCGGCTGTTCCCATTTGGGGCCGGCTGTTCCCGTTTGGGTCCAATTGTTCCCATCTGGGTCCAATTGTTCCTGTTGGGGGTTGGTTGTTCCCATTTGGGGTCTGGCTGTTCCCATTTGGGGCCGGCTGTTCCCGTTTGGGGCCAGCTGTTCCCATTTGGGTCCAATTGTTCCCATCCGGGTCCAATTGTTCCTGTTGGGGGTTGGTTGTTCCCATTTGGGGTCCGGCTGTTCCCATTTGGGTCCAGCTGTTCCCATCCGAGTCCGGCTGTTCCCGTTTGGGTCCGGCTGTTCCCATTGGGGTCCGGCTGTTGCTGCACACCCTTGGCTCCCCGGTTGCGGCTGTGCCGGAGCCGAACCTCGGTCCCCGCGGCGGCGCCGTGCCCTGACCGCGTCCCTTGTCCCCGCAGCCGCGGCCGCTGTTGGACGCCGGCGCCGAGCCCGACGCGGCCGAGCTGGAGGCCGAGCTGCTGGCGCTGCTGGGGAAACCCCAGGGCCGAGGTGAGCGGGGTCCCCCCCTCCACCCCGGGACCCCCATCTTCCATGGGGGGGGGAATATGGGGTCCGTTAGGGGTCGCTCCCGGGGACCCCACAGCGTTGTGTTCTGCCCCACGTTCGGCCCCGGGATCCGTGCGGGTCCCTTTGGATTTGGGAAATTTGGGGGTTTGGATGAAAACGACCCCGACCCCtacccctccccccccccctgAAAAAAATGAGCCCGGTTTTGCGGCTTCTCCCGCAGCTCCCGTGCCCATGGAGGACATCGAGAAAATGGCAGCGCTCTGCATGCGGGACCCGAGcgacgaggaggaggaggaggaggaggaggaggacgaaGACCTGGAGGGCGAGGAGGAgctgatgggggggggggggggggaggggggcggTCGGTGTCACCCCCCCCTCCTTTTCGGGGCACGTTCCCCCCCAAAAATGGCTGACCCGACCCCCCTGCTCGGCAGGCGGAGCTGCACCAGGTGCTCGAGGAGGGGGGCTCCGAGCCCCCCGCCCCACAGACCCCACCGGCCCCACAGGCCCCACAGGCCCCACAGGCCCCACAGGCGGAGCCCCCCGGTGCGGGCGGGCAGGGGGCCGTGCTGGAGGAGCGGGCGCGCCTGTACCGGGAAGCGCTGGGCAGCGCCAGGCAGGCGGGGGACGCGGCCCGNNNNNNNNNNNNNNNNNNNNNNNNNNNNNNNNNNNNNNNNNNNNNNNNNNNNNNNNNNNNNNNNNNNNNNNNNNNNNNNNNNNNNNNNNNNNNNNNNNNNNNNNNNNNNNNNNNNNNNNNNNNNNNNNNNNNNNNNNNNNNNNNNNNNNNNNNNNNNNNNNNNNNNNNNNNNNNNNNNNNNNNNNNNNNNNNNNNNNNNNNNNNNNNNNNNNNNNNNNNNNNNNNNNNNNNNNNNNNNNNNNNNNNNNNNNNNNNNNNNNNNNNNNNNNNNNNNNNNNNNNNNNNNNNNNNNNNNNNNNNNNNNNNNNNNNNNNNNNNNNNNNNNNNNNNNNNNNNNNNNNNNNNNNNNNNNNNNNNNNNNNNNNNNNNNNNNNNNNNNNNNNNNNNNNNNNNNNNNNNNNNNNNNNNNNNNNNNNNNNNNNNNNNNNNNNNNNNNNNNNNNNNNNNNNNNNNNNNNNNNNNNNNNNNNNNNNNNNNNNNNNNNNNNNNNNNNNNNNNNNNNNNNNNNNNNNNNNNNNNNNNNNNNNNNNNNNNNNNNNNNNNNNNNNNNNNNNNNNNNNNNNNNNNNNNNNNNNNNNNNNNNNNNNNNNNNNNNNNNNNNNNNNNNNNNNNNNNNNNNNNNNNNNNNNNNNNNNNNNNNNNNNNNNNNNNNNNNNNNNNNNNNNNNNNNNNNNNNNNNNNNNNNNNNNNNNNNNNNNNNNNNNNNNNNNNNNNNNNNNNNNNNNNNNNNNNNNNNNNNNNNNNNNNNNNNNNNNNNNNNNNNNNNNNNNNNNNNNNNNNNNNNNNNNNNNNNNNNNNNNNNNNNNNNNNNNNNNNNNNNNNNNNNNNNNNNNNNNNNNNNNNNNNNNNNNNNNNNNNNNNNNNNNNNNNNNNNNNNNNNNNNNNNNNNNNNNNNNNNNNNNNNNNNNNNNNNNNNNNNNNNNNNNNNNNNNNNNNNNNNNNNNNNNNNNNNNNNNNNNNNNNNNNNNNNNNNNNNNNNNNNNNNNNNNNNNNNNNNNNNNNNNNNNNNNNNNNNNNNNNNNNNNNNNNNNNNNNNNNNNNNNNNNNNNNNNNNNNNNNNNNNNNNNNNNNNNNNNNNNNNNNNNNNNNNNNNNNNNNNNNNNNNNNNNNNNNNNNNNNNNNNNNNNNNNNNNNNNNNNNNNNNNNNNNNNNNNNNNNNNNNNNNNNNNNNNNNNNNNNNNNNNNNNNNNNNNNNNNNNNNNNNNNNNNNNNNNNNNNNNNNNNNNNNNNNNNNNNNNNNNNNNNNNNNNNNNNNNNNNNNNNNNNNNNNNNNNNNNNNNNNNNNNNNNNNNNNNNNNNNNNNNNNNNNNNNNNNNNNNNNNNNNNNNNNNNNNNNNNNNNNNNNNNNNNNNNNNNNNNNNNNNNNNNNNNNNNNNNNNNNNNNNNNNNNNNNNNNNNNNNNNNNNNNNNNNNNNNNNNNNNNNNNNNNNNNNNNNNNNNNNNNNNNNNNNNNNNNNNNNNNNNNNNNNNNNNNNNNNNNNNNNNNNNNNNNNNNNNNNNNNNNNNNNNNNNNNNNNNNNNNNNNNNNNNNNNNNNNNNNNNNNNNNNNNNNNNNNNNNNNNNNNNNNNNNNNNNNNNNNNNNNNNNNNNNNNNNNNNNNNNNNNNNNNNNNNNNNNNNNNNNNNNNNNNNNNNNNNNNNNNNNNNNNNNNNNNNNNNNNNNNNNNNNNNNNNNNNNNNNNNNNNNNNNNNNNNNNNNNNNNNNNNNNNNNNNNNNNNNNNNNNNNNNNNNNNNNNNNNNNNNNNNNNNNNNNNNNNNNNNNNNNNNNNNNNNNNNNNNNNNNNNNNNNNNNNNNNNNNNNNNNNNNNNNNNNNNNNNNNNNNNNNNNNNNNNNNNNNNNNNNNNNNNNNNNNNNNNNNNNNNNNNNNNNNNNNNNNNNNNNNNNNNNNgggttgggttggaagggtcctggaagctcacagagccatgggatggttgtgttgggttgggttgggttggaagggtcctggaagCTCACAGAGCCGTGCAACCCCTTCCCCAGATGTGCGTGACGTACTCCAAGCAGTTCACCCAGCTGGGGAACATCGTGGAGACAATCAAGTGAGTGCCGGGGGCGCGCGGTGACACgcggtgacacggtgacacgcGGTGATGCCCGGTGACACGCGGCGATACCCGGTGACACGCGGTGACACACGGTGACACGCGGTGACatgtgtccccccccccccgccccccaggTTGGAGCAGCTGGCGGAGGAATGCCGGcgcagcatggagctgctgaaGCTGAGCCACGCGCGGGGCGGCCCCGTGCCCAGGCACCGCTACGAGCAGAGGACCTTCAACGTCATCAAGTGGGGTCCCCCCCCCCTCTGCTTTGGGGTCCCCCCCCTCTGCTTTGGGATCCCCCCCCCTCTGCTTTGGGGTCCCCCTTCTGCTTTTTGGgctcctttctctgctctttgggGTCCGCCCTCCGCTTTGGGGTCCCCCCTCCGCTTTGGGTTCCCCCCTCTGCTTTGGGGATCCCCCTTAGTTTTGGGCATCCTTCCTCCACTTTGGGGTCCCCCCTTTTGCTTTGGGGCACCACCTCTACTTTTGGGGTTCGCTCTCTGCCCTTACGGGTCCCCCCCTGCTTTAGGGGTCCCCCCCTCTGCTTTATGGGggtctgctctctgctttggGGTCCCCTCTTTGCTTTTGGGGTCCCCCTTCTGCTTTTTGGgctcctttctctgctctttgggATCCCCCCTCTGCTTTGGGGTCCCTCCTCTACTTTTCGGGTCCCCTCCCTGCTTTGGGGTCCCCCCTCTACTTTTGGGGTTCCCCCTCTGCCCTTAGGGTCCCCCCCTCTGCTTTATGGGGGTCTGCTCTTCGCTTTGGGGTCCCCCCTCTGCTTTTGGGTCCCCCCTCTGCTTTTGGGTCCCCCCTCTGCTTTTGGGTTCCCCCTCTGCTTTTGGGGTCCCCTCTTTGCTTTTGGGGTCCCCCTTCTGCTTTTTGGgctcctttctctgctcttaGGGGTTCCCCCCTCTCCTTTATGCGGGTCCCCCCTCTGCTTTAGGGTCCCCCCTCTGCTTTAGGATTCCTCCCTTCTGCTTTATGGGGGTCTGCTCTCTTCTTTGGGGTCCCCCCCTCCTCTTTGGGGTCCCCCCCTCCTCTTTGGGGTCCCCCCCCTCTGTGGGTCCCCCCATTNgttggaagggtccttgaaggtcatGGGAgcatggaatggttgggttgaattggaagggtccttgaaggtcttagaaccatgggatggttgggttgggagggtccttgaAGACCATAGAACGCTGGAACAGGTCAGAAAGGTCCTTGCAGGTCATGGGACCATGGActggttgggttgggttggaggaGTCCTTGAAGATCATAAGATCAGggaatgggttggaagggtccttgaaggtcatagaaccatgggatggttggggtgggttgggagggtccttgaaggccatagaatcatggaagaggttggaaaggtccttgcAGGTCGTGGgaccatggaatggttgggttgggttggaggaGTCCTTGAAGATCATAGGATCATGGaatgggttggaaaggtccttgaagGCCACAGgaccatggaatggttgggttgggttgggttggaggggtCCTTGAAGGCCATAGAATCATGGAAgaggttggaaaggtccttgcAGGTCGTGGgaccatggaatggttgggttgggttgtgTTGGGTTGGAGGGGTCTTTGAAggtcatagaaccatggaacgtgttgggttgggttgggagggtccttgaAGGCCATGGAAcaggttggaaaggtccttgcAGGTCATGGGACCGTGGAAcggttgggttgggttgggatggaagggtccttgaaggcCATAGAACCATGGAACGCGTTGGATTGGGTTGGGGGGGTCCTTGAAGGCCATAGAAgaggttggaaaggtccttgcAGGTCATGGGACCGTGGAACGGTTGGGTTGTGTTGTGTTGGGATGGGAGGGTCCTTGAAGGCCATAGAACCATGGCAcaggttggaaaggtccttgcAGGTCATGGGACCATGGAAGGCCATGGAAGAGATTGGAAAGGTCCTCGCAGGTCGTGGgaccatggaatggttgggttgggatggaagggtcctggaaggccaTAGAACCATGGCAcaggttggaaaggtccttgcAGGTCACAGACCCACGCCCAGCAGGGCCGGCCCCGACCTCTC
The nucleotide sequence above comes from Numida meleagris isolate 19003 breed g44 Domestic line unplaced genomic scaffold, NumMel1.0 unplaced_Scaffold442, whole genome shotgun sequence. Encoded proteins:
- the LOC110391659 gene encoding uncharacterized protein LOC110391659 — translated: MGWLCWVGLGWKGPGSSQSRATPSPDVRDVLQAVHPAGEHRGDNQVGAAGGGMPAQHGAAEAEPRAGRPRAQAPLRAEDLQRHQVGSPPPLLWGPPPLLWDPPPSALGSPFCFLGSFLCSLGSALRFGVPPPLWVPPSALGIPLSFGHPSSTLGSPLLLWGTTSTFGVRSLPLRVPPCFRGPPLCFMGVCSLLWGPLFAFGVPLLLFGLLSLLFGIPPLLWGPSSTFRVPSLLWGPPSTFGVPPLPLGSPPLLYGGLLFALGSPLCFWVPPLLLGPPSAFGFPLCFWGPLFAFGVPLLLFGLLSLLLGVPPSPLCGSPLCFRVPPLL
- the LOC110391658 gene encoding collagen alpha-1(I) chain-like, yielding MEDGGPGVEGGTPLTSALGFPQQRQQLGLQLGRVGLGAGVQQRPRLRGQGTRSGHGAAAGTEVRLRHSRNRGAKGVQQQPDPNGNSRTQTGTAGLGWEQLDPNGNSRTPNGNNQPPTGTIGPGWEQLDPNGNSWPQTGTAGPKWEQPDPKWEQPTPNRNNWTQMGTIGPKREQPAPNGNSRPPIGTAGPKKEQADPDRKSWPPAGTTGPQREQPDPDGNNQPQTGTLRALRRRCRKNAAPRSALRRGGDCNSQRPPRGAGAERAVRKRREGVGRAGAEVKAKWRRGREGTERGIAAIAPRNRGLRALPRGPGVCAKMGKRRSGRAPGDGDGDGRAAKTRPSPGDSAGTTGAELGDGTGAEPRGGTEAELEDRTGAEPRDGTRAETRDGIGAEPGDGTGAEPGDGTRAEAGDGTGVEPRDGTGAEPRDGTGVEPGDGTGVKPRDGTGAEPGHSTQGLDAASGGGAETSHFQDEAAAAAPPEHGTAEGHSPMAPPAPSPREGTDGSEQRPAQLSPTAGNPGGTLPHGAPSPHRLEEPGQEEAGRGGELGAVGLEADTQGLPPSPGTVGTRVSPEHDAAPQGNAEPTQDPASPQPTAPTPALPNPEEPHGAADTTEHGPAAGGEDAGEVVSGLIRELSNLNRRVMGAHRDLEALRRLRRERRPGTARKRMETKRTGTKRMETKRTEMKRTEMERTETEAGPRRCPEV